From Acropora muricata isolate sample 2 unplaced genomic scaffold, ASM3666990v1 scaffold_713, whole genome shotgun sequence, the proteins below share one genomic window:
- the LOC136906712 gene encoding uncharacterized protein has product MIKRSTLYHLNPFIDDDGILRVGGRLRRSKLEYREKHPVLMPKKHHVTTLIVHHYNLQVHHQGRLMTHGAIRQAGYWLVNGNQVVSNELNSCVTCKRLRGWPLEQQMADLPNDRMEETAPFTYIGFDVFGPWSIQSRKTRGAAATSKRWSLLFTCLNSRAIHIEVQESMDSSSFICALRRFLALRGPV; this is encoded by the coding sequence ATGATCAAGCGCTCTACCTTGTATCACCTGAACCCCTTCATTGACGATGATGGGATACTGCGTGTGGGCGGCCGCCTACGACGATCGAAGTTAGAGTACAGGGAAAAGCACCCCGTGCTTATGCCTAAAAAACACCATGTGACCACGCTAATTGTGCATCACTACAACCTTCAAGTCCATCATCAAGGACGCCTCATGACGCATGGTGCCATCCGTCAAGCCGGCTACTGGCTCGTCAATGGGAACCAAGTCGTGTCAAATGAACTAAACTCGTGCGTGACTTGCAAGAGATTGCGCGGATGGCCTCTCGAACAACAAATGGCTGACCTTCCAAATGACAGAATGGAAGAGACGGCACCCTTCACCTACATTGGTTTCGACGTATTTGGCCCTTGGTCCATTCAGTCTCGGAAGACAAGAGGAGCAGCAGCAACTAGCAAGCGCTGGAGTCTCCTTTTTACCTGTCTCAACAGCAGAGCTATCCATATCGAAGTTCAGGAATCTATGGACTCAAGCTCCTTTATTTGCGCCCTGAGACGTTTCCTCGCTCTCCGTGGACCTGTATGA